Part of the Myxococcus fulvus genome, CGCATGATGGCCGGCTGGCGGTGTTCCGCCTGCGCGAGCACATCCGCCGGCTGCTCGACTCGGCGCACATCATCATGCTGAAGATTCCGTACTCCGAGGACGAGCTCGTCGAGGCGTGCCTGGACGTGCTGCGCAAGCAGAAGGACCTCTTCGCCAACGGCGCGTACCTGCGGCCGGTGGCCTTCATGGGCGACGGCGCCATGGGCCTGGGCGCCATCAACCCCACCCGCGTCGCCGTGACGGCGTGGGATTGGGGCGCGTACCTGGGCGACAAGGGCATCCGCGAGGGCATCCGCGCCAAGGTGAGCTCCTTCACCCGCATGCACGTGAACGTGAACATGGTGCGCGGCAAGATTTCGGGCCAGTACGTCAACTCCATCCTCGCCAAGCGCGAGGCGTTGCTCGGCGGATATGACGAAGCCATCCTCCTGGACATCAGCGGCTTCGTGGCCGAGGCGTCCGGCGAGAACATCTTCATGGTGAACAAGAAGGGCGTCATCAAGACGCCGCCCCTGTCCTCGCCCATCCTCGACGGCATCACCCGCGACACCGTGCTGAAGATCCTCCGCGACAGCGGCCGCGAAGTGGACGAGGTCACCTTCACCCGCGACGCGCTCTACATCTGCAACGAGATCTTCTTCACCGGCACCGCCGCCGAAATCACCCCGGTGCGCGAGGTGGACGACCGCATGGTCGGCACCGGCAAGCCCGGCCCCATCGGCACCTTCGTGCAGGAGACGTACTTCCGCACGGTCCGGGGCCAGGAGCCGCGGTACGCCGAGTGGCTCACCTACGTCTGACGCCCCACCCGTCCGGCTCCCGGCGCCCCTGACGGCCCGGGAGTCCGACGGCCCGTCCCCCACCCGAGGGCCCTTCGCCCCGGTGAGCGGAGACCCTCCCCCATCGTCGCCTGCCCTCCACCCACCGGATTGGGCTAGAAAGGGCTCCCGATGGCACCCGCCGGTCCCGCATACGACGACAATCCGTTCAAGCTTGAGAACCCGTCCATCCTGGACATCGCTCCGGCCGAGCCGAAGTCGGTGGAGGAGACGGGGCTGAAGATGGGCCTGCTCGCGGACATCGCGCTCAAGTTCCTCTACTACTCCGGCACGGGCACCGGCATGGGCATCGCCGACGAGATGCGGCTGCCGTGGCCGGGCGTCGTCGAGCACGTGGTGGACTTCCTCGCCACGGAGAAGCTGGTGGACCTGCGGGGCGGCAAGGGCTTCGGCCGCGCCTCCGTGGAGTTCGTCCTCACGGAGAAGGGGCGCGAGTACGCGCGCGACGCGCTCACCCGCACGACGTACGTGGGCCCCGCCCCCGTGCCCATCGAGCAGTACAACGCGCTCATCACCAGCCAGACCGAGGAGACGCCCGTCGTCAGCCAGGAGGAGCTGGTGATGGCGCTCAGCCATCTCACCGTGCCCGCGGAGCTGATGGACAAGCTGGGCCCGGCGGTGAACTCCGGCCGCTCGCTCTTCCTCTACGGCCCGCCCGGCAACGGCAAGACGAGCCTGGCCGAGGCCGTCTCCCACATGTTCGGCGGCGAGGTGTACGTCCCGCACTGCCTGGAGATCGGCAATCAGATCATCCAGGTGCATGACCACCTCATCCACACCCCCGTCCCGCTGGAGCTGGGCCGCGACACCTCCGGCCGCCGGCAGACCTTCGAGATGGACAACCGGTGGATGCTCTGCCGCAGGCCCGCCGTCGTCGTCGGCGGCGAGCTCACGCTGGAGACCCTGGACCTCATCTACTCGGAGAGCACCCGCTTCTACGAGGCCCCGTTCCAGGTGAAGGCCAACGGCGGCATGCTCCTCATCGACGACTTCGGCCGCCAGAAGGTCCACCCCACGGACCTGCTCAACCGGTGGATCGTCCCGCTGGAGAAGCGCGTCGACTTCCTTACCCTGCATACCGGGAAGAAGTTCGAAATCCCGTTTGATCAGCTTCTCGTGTTTTCAACGAATCTTGATCCGAAGGAGCTGGTGGACGAGGCCTTCCTTCGGCGCATCAAGTACAAGATTGAGGTCGGCAATCCGGACGAGGAGTCCTACCGGGAGATCTTCCGCCGGGTGTGTGAGGCGGCGGGCATCCCCTATGTGGACCAGGCCGTCACGTACCTCGTCGAGCACTACTACAAGCCGCGGACCATGCAGCTGCGCGCCTGTCATCCCCGGGATTTGGTGGGTCTCATCAAGGACGCGGCGCGCTACCGGCAGATCCCGCCCGCCCTCTCCAAGGACCTGCTCGACCAGGCGTGCGAGGTCTTCCTCGTCAATCTCTAACGGAATTCGTTGTTACAACCGTGCGGAATTTCTAGAATCCGCATGCCGTTGTATCGCTCGGCCGCACGCTATGGCCACTCTTGGGTGGCTCGGCGCAAGAAGGAGCCGCAGTCCGTGAAGGAACGCTACCAGGACATCGACGAGAAGAACGAGGCGCTGCGCGATTACCTCGAGATCTTCAAGGACAAGCAGCAGGCGCGTGACTTCCTCGAGCAGTTCGAGATGTCGTGGATCTACCACGACGCCGCGTTGGAAGGCGTGGTCTACACCCACCAGGAGCTGAGGGCCGCGCTGTATCCGCAACGCGCGAGCGCCGAGGCCTCGATGATTCCGGTGGTGCTCGAGATCCGCAACCACAAGGCCGTCTGCGACTTCATCCGCGAGGAAGCCGCGGGCGCCAAGAAGCAGGCGCAGATCACCCTCACCACCATCAAGCGGATGCACGACCTCTTCCTCGGGAACACCCCCGAGGCACTGGCCGAGCGCGCGCGCATGGAGCGACGGGAGCGCACGGAGAAGGAGCTCGCCAAGGAGCGTGAGCGCTCGGGGCTGCGCAAGGACATGCCGCTGCACCGCACGTACTTCCACGACATCCACCAGCCCGCGAAGATCCAGCCCGCAATGGAGAAGCTCGTGGACTACACGGCCAGCGCGGAGTTCCGCGAGTTCCACCCCATCAAGCAGGCCGCGACCGTGCAGCACATGTTCCTGCAGATCTTCCCCTTCACCGAGCACAGCGGGAAGGTGGGGCGCATGTGCAGCAACCTCATCCTGCTGCGCAACAACTACATGCCGGCGGTCATCCACTCCATCGATCGGCAGCGCTATTACGAGTGCTTCCGCGGCCCGGCGGCGCAGTTCCGCACGGTGCTGATGGACGCGATGGAGAACTCGCTCGACAACGGCGTGAAGTACTTCCGGGACCTGGGCCGCAAGTACAAGGCCATCAACAACTAGGTCGCCTCCCATCAGGAAGACCAGGCCCCCTCCGGCCGGCAAGAGCCGCCGTCCGGAAGGGTGGGCCTCCGCACCCGGAGCAGGAAGGCGTCCGGCCACCCGGCCTTCCGCCCCTCCGTGAACGTCGGCCGGGGCATCTGCAACTTTGGTGTGCGGCAGACACCCCGCACCAGCCGGCCCCTCGAAACCCGGAGCCGGAGGAAGTAAAGAAGACCACTCCATGCCCGTGACACAGTCCTTCAACAGCCGCCGTGCCCAGGGAGCCTCGGGGGGCGAGCTGACGGAGCCTCCGCCACCGCGACTGGCCCTGCTGTCGGCGCGGGACAAGCTGGAGCGGCTGCTCGAGGTGGCCAAGGGCCATCGCAAGGCGCTCATCCTCACCCACGACAACCCGGATCCGGACTCGCTGGCCGCCGCGGTGGCGCTCGCCCACCTGCTCGAGCGCCGGGCGAACCTGGAGGCCCAGGTGGGCTACGGGGGCATCATCGGCCGGGCGGAGAACATCGCCTTCGTGAAGGTGCTGCGGCTGCCCGTCTCGCACGTGTCGCAGCTGGACTTCGACGAGTACGACCTGTTCGGCCTGGTGGACACGCAGCCCAAGGTGGGCAACCACTCGCTGCCCGCGCGCATGGAGGCGCACCTGGTGGTGGACCACCATCCGCTGCGTGAGGAGAGCCTGGCCTCGCCCTTCGCGGACGTGGGCGGCGACTTCGGCGCCACGTCCACCATGCTGGTGGAGTACCTGCGCGCCGCGCGCGTGGAGCCCTCGGTGGAGGTCGCCACCGGCCTGTTCTACGGCATCAAGGCGGACACGCGGGACCTGGGTCGCGAGACGACGCAGACGGACATCGACAGCTACCTGTGGCTGTTCCCGCGCATGGACAAGTCGATGCTCGCGCAGATCGAACACCCGGAGCTGCCGGCGCGCTACTTCCAGCTGTACCACACGGCCTTCGAGCGGGCGAAGGTGTACGGCACCGCCATCGTCACGGACCTGGAGGAGGTCTACTCCCCGGACATGGTGGCGGAGGTGGCCGAGCGGCTGATGTTCCTCGAGGGCACCAAGTGGTCGCTGGCCTTCGGCACATACCGCAACCAGCTCTACTTCAGCCTGCGCGTGAAGGACCGGCGGATGAACGCGGGCCGGCTCATCCGCGAGATCTTCGAGGACTACGGCGGCTCGTCCGGAGGCCACGGCAGCATGGCGGGCGCGCGGCTGCCGTTGTCGGGCAAGGCGGCGCAGCGCAAGGCGCTCAAGCGCGAGCTGGTGAACCGCTTCCTCGAGGCCTTCGGCGTCGCCGACGAGCGGCCCGTGTCGCTCTTGTCCGCGCAGGACTCGTGATCTACTGGGACCACAACGCCGCCGCGCCCGTGCGCGCGGAGGTGGCCTCGCTGCTCGCGCGCGCCTTCTCGCAAGGGGGCCACGGCAACGCGTCCAGCGTGCACGCGGCCGGACGCGAGGCCCGCGCGAGGCTGGATGCCGCCCGGGCCCGAGTGGCGCGGGTGCTGGGCTGTGAGCCGAAGGAGATCTGCTTCACCGCCTCCGGCAGCGAGGCGGACGCGCTCGCGCTGGTGGGCGCCTTCCACGCGCGTCCCGTGGCGGAGCGGCGGCGGGTGGTGACATCCTCGGTGGAGCACCCCGCCCTGCTCGGCGCGGTGGCGCGGCTGGAGCGCGAGGGCGCGCAGGTGGAGCGGGTGGCGCCGGGCGCGGACGGACGGGTGCGCGAGGAGGACCTGCTCGCGGCGCTGACGCCGGACACCGCGCTGTGCTCACTGATGTGGGCCAACAACGAGACGGGCGTGGTGCAGCCCGCGGCGGAAATCTCGCGCGCGTGTCGCAAGCAGGGCGTGCTCTTCCACACGGACGCGGTGCAGGCGGCGGGCAAGGTGCCGCTGTCGTTGCGCGAGGTGGACGCGGACCTCTTGTCCCTGTCCGCGCACAAGTTCGGCGGCCCCTCGGGTGTCGGCGTGCTGGTGGTGCGCAAGGGCGTGGACGTGCAGGCCCTCACGCCGGGACACCAGGAAGGCGGCCGGCGCGGTGGGACGCAGAACATCCCGCATGCGGAGGCGCTCGCGCTCGCGCTGGAGCTGGCCGCGAGCGAGCAGCCCCAGGTGGCCTCGCATGTCGGCGCGCTGAGAGATGCCTTCGAGCAAGCGGTGCTCGCCGAGGTGCCGGGCGTGGCGGTCAACGGCGCGGGCGCGCCGCGCGTGCCCAACACCAGCAACCTGCGCTTCGACGGTGTCGAGGGCGAGGCGCTGCTCATCGCGTTGGACCTGGAGGGAATCTGCGTGTCGATGGGCGCCGCGTGTGCCTCCGGAACGCTGACGCCCTCGCATGTGCTCCGGGCCATGGGCCTGACGGCGGCCGAGGCCCGAGGCAGCCTGCGCTTCAGCCTGGGCTCCGAGACGCGCGAGGACGACGTGCGCCAGGTCGTCGACGCCCTGCGTCGTCACGTCCCCACCGTCAGGGCGCTCGCAGGCTGAGGCCGTGAGTGGCCCGCCGCGCTTGCAGAGTGCAAGACGCGGCGACAGGTGCAATGGACGCGGCCGCACATCATGAGCGCGAGCATCCGGCGTTGAATGCCCCATCCCCCCTGGGGTGCATGGTCCTTGAACATGCCCGCTCCGGTGGAAACCATCCTTTTCGCTGCCGATGCACGGGGGGAACACATGGGGATGGGCTCAGGGTGGAAGCAGTGGCTGACGCATCGATTCGCGGTGCTCGTGGGAGGGCTCGCGCTCGCGTGCGCACCGGGCATGGAGGGCTCGGGGCAGGAGGCGTCCTCGACGGTGGAGGGAGCCACGCGGGTCGCGAGCGCGCCGCTGTGGGATGAGGACGCGACGCCGCTCGAGGCCGCGAGTGCGTTTCGAGATCGCTGCCCGGGCCCGGAGGCGGCGCGCGGCGCCACGCTCCACGTCGCGAACACGGGACCTCGGGATGCCGACGCGCCGCTCGGCTCTCCGGCCAATCCCTTCACCACCATCATGGCGGCGGTGAGGGAGGCCCACCCGGGGAACATCATCCAGGTCCATGCGGGCATCTATCCGGAGCAGGTCGCCCTCACGCCGCTGAAGGCGCGCGCCGGCACGGCCTCGGCGCCCATCGTCCTGCGAGGTGAGCGCGCCTCGCGCCCCGTCATCGTCCCCTCCTCCACCGACGTGGGCAGCCTGGTGATGCTGAGCCAGCCCTATTGGGTGGTCGAGCTCGTCGAGGTGGACGTGCGCGAGCGGCCCTCGTTCGCCGCGCTGTTCGAGGACGACACCACGTGCACGCAGCTCACCGATTCGGTGCTCCACGGCGGGCGCGCGGGCGGTGGTGTCGTCGTCAGCGACGCCTCACGGCTGCTCATCTCCGGCAACAAGGTGCACGACTTCTCGCGGTGGGGTCAGGACTCCCACGCCGTCGTGGTGAAGGGCACGTCGCGCGAGGTCTTCATCGTGGGGAACGATTTGCATGACGCCTCGGGAGACGCCGTGCAGTGCCAGCCCAACGAGGGCCGCCCCTCGGCGCTCTTCATCGAGGGGAACCAGATGCACGACTGCGGGGAGAACGGCATCGACGTGAAGGCGTGTGACAACCTGGCCATCCAGAGCAACGTGTTCTTCCGCTTCCCGAACCTGGAGCGCTTCCCGTGGCAGGCGACGACGTCCGCGGCGGAGGCGGTGCTGGTGCACGAGGACGCCACGAACATCCGCATCATCGGCAACGCCATCTTCCATGCGGGGCGGGGCATCTCCATCGGCGGCATCTCCCCCGTGGACAATCCGGTGGACGTGCTGGTGAAGGGCAACGTGGTGACGGACATCTTCAACTTCGCGAACCGGGCCAACGGCCAGGGCATCCGAATCGTCCGGGCGCACCGGGTGCGGGTGCTCGACAACATCATCGAGCGGACGGAGGACTCGGGGCTGCGGCTCGCCGCGGACGAGCCGCTCGTCGTCACGGACCTGCAGGTCTACGGCAACACGCTGCGCGACATGACGAGCTTCGTGAAGCTGGGACGCGACACCGCGCGCCCGGGCCTGCGGATGGACCACAACCGCTACGAGGGGACGGACGGCAAGTTCAGCGCCTTCGGGCTGCTGTCCATCGGCAACTTCACCACCTGGCAGGACCGGCTGGCCCCCTTCGACCTGGAGCAGGGCTCCTTGCGCATCACCGCCGAGCCCGAGCCCGACAGCGGGAACCTGCCACCGATGCTGGACGGGGAATGACACCTCGCGCGCGGCGCGGTGAGCCGTCCCTCCGCGCTACCACTGCTGGTCTGGCAGCGACTTCTCGCGCACCTCTTCGTCCGGCTGGCCATAGCCAGGCATCCCGTCCTCGCGAGGCTCCTCGGGCCGGGCGGGCAGCCGCTCGGGCTGCTCCTCACGCGTCTTGCGCTCGGGGGCGGACTCTTCGGGCTTCGGCGGCTGCGGCTTCTGGGTGGCCATGGCGGTCCTCGCGAGGGGGCGCCGCGCGCACCTGGCGCGGCATGCGAGGAAGTTCGCCATCCTCGCGCCCGCGTGGGACTGCCACCATCGAGGCGACAGCGGGGCGCGTGGCCGCTCCCCTACTCCGTACCCGAGGGGCCCGAGGAAGGCGGAGCCACCACCACCGCGGGCATGATGTCGCTGGCGCCGAACAACCCGCGCACCACCGCGGCGATGGCCAGCGGCGTCCCCACGCGCTCGTCGTAGTGCGGCGCGAGCGCCTGGGCGAAGGACTCCGCCGTGGTGAACCGGTCCTCGGGGCGCTCGGAGAAGGCGCGCCGCACGACGTCCTCGAGCGCCTCCGGCACCTCCGGACGCAGCTCGCGCAGCGGCCGGTACGTGCGGGAGCGGATGGCCTGGAAGACCTCGTCCGGTGTGGCGCCCGTGAACGGACGCTCCAGCGTGAGCAGCTCGTAGAGCACCACCGTCGCCGCCCACAGGTCCGCCTCCGGGCTCACCTCGCCCAGCAGCGACTCCGGGGAGAGGTAGTACGGCTTGCCCAGCACCTCGCCCTCCTGGAGCTTGCCGTCCACGAGCACGCGCGAGACGCCGAAGTCCCCCAGCTTGATCTCCCCCACGCGGGAGATGAACAGGTTCGACGGGGACACGTCGCAGTGGACGATGCCCAGCGGCTCGCCCTGCGCGCCCGTGGCCGAGTGCGCGTACGCCAGCGCCTCCAGCAGCACCTTGCCCAGGTACACCGCGAAGTCGAGCGGCAGGGGGATGCCTCGCACCTTGCAGCGGCGGAGGATCTGCCCCAGGTCCCGCCCGTCCACCAACTCCATGACGATGAAGTAGATGCCCTCCAGCTCACCGGCATCCAACACCGTCACGATGTTCGGGTGGTGCAGCTGCTTGGACAGCTGCGCCTCGCGCGAGAACAACGTCACCGAGTCCGGGTCCGCCGTCAGCGCCGGCAACAGCCGCTTGAGCGCGACGGTCCACCCCTCGCGCGGGCCCGACAGCACGCGCGCGCGGTACACCTCCGCCATGCCGCCCTTGCCGAGCACGGAGAGGATTTCATAGGGGCCGAAGACCCGCTGGGCTTTCGGAGGCGAGGGCGTCTGGCTCACGGGCTCGAGCTTCCGGCTCCCGCCGACTCGCGGCCCGGCGCGCGCTTGCGATTCTTCACCGACTTCTGCGCCAGCTCGATGTCCGAGGCGAGCGCCCGCACCAGCACCGCCTCCCAGGGCTTCGGGCTCTCCGGCGCCCAGTTCCCTTCCAGCGCCTTGCGCAAGAGCGGCGCGACGCGCCCCTTGAAGCCCTGCTGCTCGGCCGCGTACGCCTGCCACGCGTAGACATCCGGCCGCGCCGGCGGCACCGGGCGGATCCGCTCCAGGTACTCCACCGCCCGGACCGCGTTGCCCGAGCCCAGGTTGCTGGCCGCCATGCCCACCAGCGCGTCGATGTCCCTGTTGTCCTCGGCCAGCGCCGCCTCGAAGCGCGCCCGGGCCATGTCCCACTTGCCGTTCGCCAGCAGGTTCTGCCCCAGCTCCACCGGCCGGGTCCCCAGGGGCTGGGGCCGCGCCGCCGCGGCGTCCTTCACCGGCGCCACGGACGCCTCCGAGTCGTCGGTCGCGGCGGGCGCCTCCTCCTCGCGCTCCACCGGCTCCGCCCCCCCGGACTCCGCGCAGCGTCAGCACCGAGTCCTTCAACCCCGGCGAATGACACTTGGGCGGCAGTCGGAAGTGCGCGCTGAGCACCAGCGAGTTGGGGTTGTAGACGGCCAGCGCCGTGAAGGGCCTCACCCCCACGCAGTCCGGCGGGGGGCCCTCCAGGCACAGCTGCACCGTGGCCACCAGGACGTTGCCCTGGAACTCTCCGGACAGGACTTCCGTGGCGGGGGCGAACTTGCAGCCACCTCCGGACCCGGCGGACAAGCCCACCAGGCGCTCGCCTTCCATGTGCAGGTCCACCTGCCCGTAGGTATCCCCCGTGTAGGGGCCTGCGAGCTTCGGTCCCGCCCAGGCGAGGCCGGAGGCGACGGAAAGAGCCGTCACGAGTCCCTTGTTTAGAAGCGAGGGCGGCATGTGCGGGGTGTGGGGGACTGCCATCATAGGGGGCCTGCGCCCGCCTTGTAAACGCGCGAGGACGCCTTGACCTCGCCGCCCTCCATCCTTATCATTTCAAAAGGTGGTCACGAGTTTTCGCTGTAATTTCGGGACCTTGGTGGCACTGTAGCTTTGTTTCAAGGGCTGTCCCCTGCGGGGCGCGTGATGCCCAGCAGAAATTCGAACCGATACGTCCATTCCGGGGTCCGTTTCGGTCGCCATGTGCAAGCCCTCCCTCCTCGCGGGGGATGAGGGAAGCCTGCGGCGGCATGATTTCGGTTCCCACCTGGCTTTTGAGGGTTCAATGGACGCTGGGCACACGGCCATGCGGCGGGGGACTTTTTCTGTGGAGCGGCGGCGGTGAGCGAGACGGTGGTGGAAGAGGCGGCGGCGGCGAGGAAGCAGACGCTGCGGGATGAGTTGACGGCGCGCCGCAAGGCGATGACGCCCGATCTCATCGATACGCGGGGTCTCAAGGTCCAATCTCGATTCCTGGCGACGAAGTACTACGAGAAGGCGCGGTATGTGGCGCTCTACGCCCCCATCAAGGGCGAGGTCCCCACGCAGGACATCCTCAAGGCGGCGTTGCAGGACGGGAAGGTCGTCTGCTACCCGCTGTCCCATGTGCACGGGCGAATCCTCTCCTTCCGGGCCATCAAGTCGGAGCTGGAGCTGGAGCCCGGGCGACTGGGCGTGAGGGAGCCGACGAACGCGTCGGACCTCATCGCGGTGGAGCAGATCGACCTGTTCGTGGTGCCGGGACTGGGCTTCACGGAGGACGGCAAGCGGCTGGGGCGCGGAGGCGGCTACTACGACGCCACCCTGCGCGCGGCGAGTCCCCGGAGCAGGCGCGTGGGGCTGGCCTTCAAGGAGCAGCTGGTCTCCGTCCTGCCCACGACGGGTGACGACGTGGACATGGACCTCGTGGTGACCGAGTCCGAGGTCTACCGCGGCCTG contains:
- a CDS encoding branched-chain amino acid transaminase — its product is MSSTSTSVLRADQIWLDGKLVKWDEGHVHVMTHALHYGLGAFEGIRAYRTHDGRLAVFRLREHIRRLLDSAHIIMLKIPYSEDELVEACLDVLRKQKDLFANGAYLRPVAFMGDGAMGLGAINPTRVAVTAWDWGAYLGDKGIREGIRAKVSSFTRMHVNVNMVRGKISGQYVNSILAKREALLGGYDEAILLDISGFVAEASGENIFMVNKKGVIKTPPLSSPILDGITRDTVLKILRDSGREVDEVTFTRDALYICNEIFFTGTAAEITPVREVDDRMVGTGKPGPIGTFVQETYFRTVRGQEPRYAEWLTYV
- a CDS encoding AAA family ATPase, whose product is MAPAGPAYDDNPFKLENPSILDIAPAEPKSVEETGLKMGLLADIALKFLYYSGTGTGMGIADEMRLPWPGVVEHVVDFLATEKLVDLRGGKGFGRASVEFVLTEKGREYARDALTRTTYVGPAPVPIEQYNALITSQTEETPVVSQEELVMALSHLTVPAELMDKLGPAVNSGRSLFLYGPPGNGKTSLAEAVSHMFGGEVYVPHCLEIGNQIIQVHDHLIHTPVPLELGRDTSGRRQTFEMDNRWMLCRRPAVVVGGELTLETLDLIYSESTRFYEAPFQVKANGGMLLIDDFGRQKVHPTDLLNRWIVPLEKRVDFLTLHTGKKFEIPFDQLLVFSTNLDPKELVDEAFLRRIKYKIEVGNPDEESYREIFRRVCEAAGIPYVDQAVTYLVEHYYKPRTMQLRACHPRDLVGLIKDAARYRQIPPALSKDLLDQACEVFLVNL
- a CDS encoding Fic family protein, coding for MKERYQDIDEKNEALRDYLEIFKDKQQARDFLEQFEMSWIYHDAALEGVVYTHQELRAALYPQRASAEASMIPVVLEIRNHKAVCDFIREEAAGAKKQAQITLTTIKRMHDLFLGNTPEALAERARMERRERTEKELAKERERSGLRKDMPLHRTYFHDIHQPAKIQPAMEKLVDYTASAEFREFHPIKQAATVQHMFLQIFPFTEHSGKVGRMCSNLILLRNNYMPAVIHSIDRQRYYECFRGPAAQFRTVLMDAMENSLDNGVKYFRDLGRKYKAINN
- a CDS encoding DHH family phosphoesterase; this encodes MPVTQSFNSRRAQGASGGELTEPPPPRLALLSARDKLERLLEVAKGHRKALILTHDNPDPDSLAAAVALAHLLERRANLEAQVGYGGIIGRAENIAFVKVLRLPVSHVSQLDFDEYDLFGLVDTQPKVGNHSLPARMEAHLVVDHHPLREESLASPFADVGGDFGATSTMLVEYLRAARVEPSVEVATGLFYGIKADTRDLGRETTQTDIDSYLWLFPRMDKSMLAQIEHPELPARYFQLYHTAFERAKVYGTAIVTDLEEVYSPDMVAEVAERLMFLEGTKWSLAFGTYRNQLYFSLRVKDRRMNAGRLIREIFEDYGGSSGGHGSMAGARLPLSGKAAQRKALKRELVNRFLEAFGVADERPVSLLSAQDS
- a CDS encoding cysteine desulfurase family protein; amino-acid sequence: MIYWDHNAAAPVRAEVASLLARAFSQGGHGNASSVHAAGREARARLDAARARVARVLGCEPKEICFTASGSEADALALVGAFHARPVAERRRVVTSSVEHPALLGAVARLEREGAQVERVAPGADGRVREEDLLAALTPDTALCSLMWANNETGVVQPAAEISRACRKQGVLFHTDAVQAAGKVPLSLREVDADLLSLSAHKFGGPSGVGVLVVRKGVDVQALTPGHQEGGRRGGTQNIPHAEALALALELAASEQPQVASHVGALRDAFEQAVLAEVPGVAVNGAGAPRVPNTSNLRFDGVEGEALLIALDLEGICVSMGAACASGTLTPSHVLRAMGLTAAEARGSLRFSLGSETREDDVRQVVDALRRHVPTVRALAG
- a CDS encoding right-handed parallel beta-helix repeat-containing protein; its protein translation is MGSGWKQWLTHRFAVLVGGLALACAPGMEGSGQEASSTVEGATRVASAPLWDEDATPLEAASAFRDRCPGPEAARGATLHVANTGPRDADAPLGSPANPFTTIMAAVREAHPGNIIQVHAGIYPEQVALTPLKARAGTASAPIVLRGERASRPVIVPSSTDVGSLVMLSQPYWVVELVEVDVRERPSFAALFEDDTTCTQLTDSVLHGGRAGGGVVVSDASRLLISGNKVHDFSRWGQDSHAVVVKGTSREVFIVGNDLHDASGDAVQCQPNEGRPSALFIEGNQMHDCGENGIDVKACDNLAIQSNVFFRFPNLERFPWQATTSAAEAVLVHEDATNIRIIGNAIFHAGRGISIGGISPVDNPVDVLVKGNVVTDIFNFANRANGQGIRIVRAHRVRVLDNIIERTEDSGLRLAADEPLVVTDLQVYGNTLRDMTSFVKLGRDTARPGLRMDHNRYEGTDGKFSAFGLLSIGNFTTWQDRLAPFDLEQGSLRITAEPEPDSGNLPPMLDGE
- a CDS encoding serine/threonine-protein kinase; the protein is MSQTPSPPKAQRVFGPYEILSVLGKGGMAEVYRARVLSGPREGWTVALKRLLPALTADPDSVTLFSREAQLSKQLHHPNIVTVLDAGELEGIYFIVMELVDGRDLGQILRRCKVRGIPLPLDFAVYLGKVLLEALAYAHSATGAQGEPLGIVHCDVSPSNLFISRVGEIKLGDFGVSRVLVDGKLQEGEVLGKPYYLSPESLLGEVSPEADLWAATVVLYELLTLERPFTGATPDEVFQAIRSRTYRPLRELRPEVPEALEDVVRRAFSERPEDRFTTAESFAQALAPHYDERVGTPLAIAAVVRGLFGASDIMPAVVVAPPSSGPSGTE
- a CDS encoding tetratricopeptide repeat protein, whose product is MEREEEAPAATDDSEASVAPVKDAAAARPQPLGTRPVELGQNLLANGKWDMARARFEAALAEDNRDIDALVGMAASNLGSGNAVRAVEYLERIRPVPPARPDVYAWQAYAAEQQGFKGRVAPLLRKALEGNWAPESPKPWEAVLVRALASDIELAQKSVKNRKRAPGRESAGAGSSSP
- a CDS encoding 5-formyltetrahydrofolate cyclo-ligase, coding for MSETVVEEAAAARKQTLRDELTARRKAMTPDLIDTRGLKVQSRFLATKYYEKARYVALYAPIKGEVPTQDILKAALQDGKVVCYPLSHVHGRILSFRAIKSELELEPGRLGVREPTNASDLIAVEQIDLFVVPGLGFTEDGKRLGRGGGYYDATLRAASPRSRRVGLAFKEQLVSVLPTTGDDVDMDLVVTESEVYRGLHREPEFLDT